A genomic region of Maledivibacter sp. contains the following coding sequences:
- the tig gene encoding trigger factor, translating to MDSTIVKKENNKVTLQINVSAEEFNKAVHQSYLKNRKRFNIPGFRKGKAPRKVIEMQYGEGVFYEDAINIVLPEKYDRAVEEHNLEPVDRPDIDIENIEKDKDLVFTASVTVKPEVKLGEYKGIEVEKIEYNVTDEDVDNEIEKMRDQNSRLVNIEDRPVQNDDNVIIDYKGFVGDEQFEGGTAENQTLVIGSKSFIPGFEEQLIGANIGDEVEVKVTFPEEYHAENLAGKDAVFNVKVNEIKFKELPELDDEFAKDVSEFDTLDELKNDTKKKMEESAKDKAEKELREKVLDKVVEAIEVEIPEAMVETEIDNMLRDFDFQLRYQGLDLEKYLQFTNSKIEDLRKQMRDDAYNRVKTSLTLGAIGESEKIEANDEDLEQEFEKMAESHKTTVEKLKESFKEENFGYIKNTIKVRKTIDFLVENANVA from the coding sequence ATGGATTCAACAATAGTAAAAAAGGAAAATAATAAGGTTACTTTACAAATTAACGTAAGTGCTGAAGAGTTTAATAAAGCTGTTCATCAATCATATTTAAAGAACAGAAAAAGATTCAACATTCCTGGATTTAGAAAAGGAAAGGCACCTAGAAAAGTAATCGAAATGCAATATGGAGAAGGAGTTTTCTATGAGGACGCTATAAATATAGTACTTCCAGAAAAATACGATAGAGCTGTTGAGGAGCATAATTTAGAACCTGTTGATAGACCGGATATAGATATTGAGAACATTGAAAAGGATAAGGATTTAGTTTTTACAGCTTCTGTAACAGTAAAGCCAGAAGTTAAATTAGGGGAGTATAAAGGTATAGAAGTAGAAAAAATTGAGTATAATGTAACTGACGAGGATGTAGACAACGAAATAGAAAAAATGAGGGATCAAAACTCAAGATTAGTCAATATTGAAGATAGACCTGTACAAAACGATGACAATGTTATCATCGACTACAAGGGATTTGTTGGTGATGAGCAATTTGAAGGTGGAACTGCTGAAAACCAAACTTTAGTTATTGGATCAAAATCATTTATTCCAGGTTTTGAAGAGCAATTAATTGGTGCAAATATTGGGGATGAAGTAGAAGTTAAGGTTACTTTCCCTGAGGAATATCATGCAGAAAACTTAGCAGGGAAAGATGCCGTTTTCAATGTTAAAGTTAACGAGATTAAATTTAAAGAATTACCTGAATTAGATGATGAATTTGCTAAAGATGTAAGTGAATTTGATACATTAGATGAACTAAAGAATGATACAAAAAAGAAAATGGAAGAAAGTGCTAAGGATAAAGCAGAAAAGGAATTAAGAGAAAAGGTATTAGACAAAGTAGTAGAAGCTATTGAAGTTGAAATTCCAGAGGCTATGGTTGAGACTGAAATAGACAATATGCTTAGAGATTTTGATTTCCAACTAAGATACCAAGGATTAGATTTAGAAAAATATCTACAATTTACTAACAGTAAAATTGAAGATTTAAGAAAACAAATGAGAGATGATGCATACAATAGAGTGAAAACGTCTTTAACTTTAGGAGCTATTGGTGAATCAGAAAAAATCGAAGCAAATGATGAGGATTTAGAACAAGAATTTGAAAAAATGGCAGAAAGTCATAAAACAACTGTTGAAAAATTAAAAGAATCTTTTAAAGAAGAAAACTTTGGGTATATTAAGAATACTATTAAAGTTAGAAAAACAATTGACTTTTTAGTGGAAAATGCTAATGTAGCTTAA
- the clpP gene encoding ATP-dependent Clp endopeptidase proteolytic subunit ClpP yields the protein MALVPVVVEQTNRGERSYDIYSRLLKERIIFLGEEVNEHTASLVVAQLLFLEADDPDKDIHIYINSPGGSITAGMAIYDTMQFIKPDVATTCIGMAASMGAFLLAAGTKGKRFALPNAEIMIHQPLGGTRGQAEDIKIHAERILKMRDKLNKILSERTGQPLETIEKDTDRDNFMDPEDAMKYGLIDKVITSRK from the coding sequence ATGGCTTTAGTACCTGTGGTAGTTGAGCAGACTAATCGTGGGGAAAGATCCTACGATATATATTCTCGACTACTTAAAGAGAGAATAATTTTTTTAGGCGAGGAAGTAAATGAACATACTGCTAGTTTAGTTGTGGCCCAGCTACTATTCTTAGAGGCCGATGATCCAGATAAGGATATTCATATTTACATAAATAGTCCTGGGGGGTCTATAACTGCTGGTATGGCTATTTATGATACTATGCAATTTATCAAGCCCGATGTAGCTACAACCTGCATTGGAATGGCAGCTAGTATGGGGGCATTCTTACTTGCTGCGGGCACAAAGGGTAAGAGATTTGCACTTCCTAACGCAGAAATAATGATACATCAACCACTTGGTGGTACAAGGGGTCAAGCTGAAGACATTAAAATACATGCAGAGAGAATCTTGAAAATGAGAGATAAGCTTAATAAAATATTAAGTGAAAGAACAGGGCAACCTTTAGAGACAATAGAAAAAGATACCGATAGAGATAACTTTATGGATCCAGAAGATGCTATGAAGTATGGATTGATTGATAAAGTTATTACTTCTAGGAAATAA
- the clpX gene encoding ATP-dependent Clp protease ATP-binding subunit ClpX — protein sequence MSRFDDRSKSKLKCSFCGKSQDQVKRLIAGPNVYICDECIELCQEIIHEEFEENFDIVTSELPKPREIKDILDQYVIGQDLAKKALAVAVYNHYKRIDQDTKSDDVELQKSNILLLGPTGSGKTLLAQTLAKILNVPFAIADATSLTEAGYVGEDVENIILKLIQAADFDIEKAERGIIYIDEIDKIARKTDNPSITRDVSGEGVQQALLKILEGTVASVPPQGGRKHPHQEFIQIDTGNILFICGGAFDGIEKIIQKRTGKKAMGFGANVQSKAQLDIGKILEKIEPEDLLKYGLIPEFVGRVPVVVSLHELDEEALVKILTEPKNALVKQYKKLFDLDEVDVEFEEEALRAVAKMAIDRKTGARGLRSILENSMLEVMYDIPSREDITKCIVTKETIDKKIPPTLVLADQKKKKTRKKNEETAS from the coding sequence ATGTCTAGATTTGATGACAGAAGCAAAAGCAAGCTAAAATGCTCTTTTTGTGGCAAATCGCAGGATCAAGTTAAAAGACTTATAGCAGGTCCTAATGTATATATTTGTGATGAATGTATAGAGCTTTGTCAAGAAATTATTCATGAAGAATTTGAAGAAAATTTTGATATAGTAACATCGGAGCTTCCTAAGCCGAGGGAGATTAAAGATATTTTAGACCAATATGTAATTGGTCAAGATTTAGCAAAAAAGGCTTTGGCTGTGGCTGTGTACAATCATTATAAAAGGATTGATCAGGATACTAAAAGTGATGATGTAGAACTTCAAAAAAGTAATATATTATTACTTGGTCCTACTGGGTCAGGTAAAACCCTTCTTGCACAGACATTAGCTAAAATATTGAATGTACCATTTGCCATAGCTGATGCTACGTCACTTACTGAAGCTGGTTATGTTGGAGAAGATGTAGAAAATATTATTTTAAAGCTAATACAAGCAGCGGACTTTGATATAGAAAAAGCAGAGCGAGGTATAATTTATATAGATGAGATAGATAAGATTGCTAGAAAAACCGACAATCCATCTATTACTCGTGATGTGAGTGGTGAAGGAGTACAGCAGGCCCTATTAAAGATACTTGAAGGAACTGTTGCAAGTGTTCCACCTCAAGGTGGAAGGAAGCATCCCCATCAAGAGTTCATACAAATTGATACTGGAAATATATTATTTATTTGCGGTGGAGCCTTTGATGGTATAGAAAAGATAATCCAAAAGCGTACTGGTAAGAAAGCTATGGGCTTTGGTGCTAATGTACAAAGTAAGGCTCAACTTGATATAGGTAAAATTTTAGAGAAGATAGAGCCAGAGGATTTATTGAAATATGGATTAATACCAGAATTTGTGGGAAGGGTACCTGTTGTAGTATCCCTACATGAACTGGATGAAGAAGCTCTTGTTAAGATATTAACCGAGCCAAAGAATGCTTTAGTAAAACAATATAAAAAATTATTTGATCTTGACGAAGTAGATGTAGAGTTTGAAGAAGAGGCTCTAAGAGCTGTTGCCAAAATGGCAATCGATAGAAAAACTGGGGCGAGAGGCCTTAGAAGTATACTTGAGAATTCTATGCTTGAGGTTATGTATGACATACCATCAAGGGAGGATATAACCAAGTGTATTGTGACAAAAGAGACAATAGATAAAAAAATTCCACCTACTTTAGTTCTTGCTGATCAAAAAAAGAAAAAGACTAGAAAAAAGAATGAAGAAACTGCTTCATAA